A single genomic interval of Malania oleifera isolate guangnan ecotype guangnan chromosome 13, ASM2987363v1, whole genome shotgun sequence harbors:
- the LOC131145875 gene encoding uncharacterized protein LOC131145875 produces MGAVPSAEMERQRREAEYDKQEMAQQMQMMEMENTKLRSEYLYSKSILSSSSSSSSPSSTSSSKKVADYIVKLFAIDPDGQKREVLGLAGHTLLRALSNHGLIDPTSHRLEDIDACSAECEVNIAQEWLEKLPPPSYDEQYVLKRNSRSRVLNKHSRLLFL; encoded by the exons atgggtgcggtgCCTAgtgcagagatggaacgacagcgtcgagaggccgagtatgataagcaaGAGATGGCTCAACagatgcagatgatggaaatggagaacacGAAATTGAGATCGGAG TATCTCTATTCCAAGTCCATACTCTCCAGTTCCTCTTCCTCTTCATCGCCATCCTCCACCTCCAGCTCCAAGAAGGTCGCCGATTACATCGTGAAGTTGTTCGCGATTGACCCCGATGGGCAAAAACGGGAGGTGTTAGGGCTGGCAGGGCACACCCTTCTGCGAGCTCTGTCCAACCACGGCCTCATTGACCCTACTTCACACCGCCTGGAGGACATTGATGCCTGCTCCGCCGAGTGTGAGGTCAACATTGCCCAGGAGTGGCTCGAAAAGCTCCCTCCTCCCTCCTACGACGAGCAGTACGTGCTCAAGAGGAATTCCAGGTCTAGGGTTCTCAACAAGCATTCCAGGCTCCTTTTCCTGTGA
- the LOC131145876 gene encoding ethylene-responsive transcription factor ERF019-like produces MSSSSNSSWACAPEGCSSSSSSSSAAAAGAHLKKYKGVRRRKWGKWVSEIRVPGTQGRLWLGSYATAEAAAMAHDIAFFCLRGPSSPDGLNFPHCLPPGLRTDMSPRSIQKVASDAGTAIDAQLLVRLSPAETTEMHAAVGVQEGEVWEEENYNDYGNNNNNNATTTTTWEGSGEGLSISVEDYLYQ; encoded by the exons AtgagcagcagcagcaacagcagcTGGGCATGCGCGCCAGAAGGATGCTCCTCGTCGTCTTCCTCATCCTCCGCAGCCGCCGCCGGCGCCCATCTCAAGAAATACAAAGGAGTTCGCCGCCGGAAATGGGGGAAGTGGGTGTCAGAGATCAGAGTCCCGGGGACGCAGGGCCGCCTCTGGCTGGGGTCCTACGCCACCGCGGAGGCGGCCGCCATGGCCCACGACATCGCCTTCTTCTGCCTCCGAGGACCCTCCTCGCCCGACGGCCTCAACTTCCCTCATTGTCTGCCACCCGGCCTCCGCACCGACATGTCCCCCAGGTCCATCCAGAAGGTGGCCTCTGACGCCGGCACCGCCATTGACGCTCAGCTCCTCGTCAGGCTGTCGCCGGCAGAAACCACCGAGATGCATGCAGCGG TTGGAGTGCAGGAGGGagaggtttgggaagaagagaATTATAACGATTATgggaacaataataataataatgctactactactactacgTGGGAGGGAAGTGGGGAGGGCTTGAGCATTTCCGTTGAAGATTATCTTTATCAGTGA